One part of the Eucalyptus grandis isolate ANBG69807.140 chromosome 10, ASM1654582v1, whole genome shotgun sequence genome encodes these proteins:
- the LOC104422744 gene encoding uncharacterized protein LOC104422744 yields MMTGAKMEIEEVMGGCEALPLLSLNHVSLMCRSVRESVRFYEDVLGFVLIKRPSSFDFNGAWLYNYGIGIHLIENPSIEENDAIDEPRPINPKDNHMSFQCTDVGLVKRRLQEMGMRYVTAVVEEAGVKVDQVFFHDPDGYMIEICNCDNIPILPISSCPFKPKLGSFNKAPVSNCGFMETMMMESLSMDIMNFSF; encoded by the exons ATGATGACGGGTGCAAAGATGGAGATTGAGGAAGTGATGGGCGGCTGCGAAGCACTGCCTCTCCTCTCGCTGAACCACGTCTCATTGATGTGCCGGTCTGTGCGCGAGTCGGTGAGGTTCTACGAGGACGTTCTCGGCTTCGTCCTCATCAAACGCCCTTCTTCTTTCGACTTCAATGGAGCTTg GTTATACAACTATGGAATAGGGATACACTTGATTGAGAACCCATCAATTGAGGAAAACGACGCCATTGACGAGCCACGTCCAATCAACCCCAAGGATAACCATATGTCTTTCCAA TGCACGGACGTAGGGCTAGTGAAGAGGAGACTACAAGAGATGGGAATGAGGTACGTGACAGCGGTGGTGGAGGAAGCGGGGGTGAAGGTGGACCAAGTCTTCTTCCATGACCCCGACGGGTACATGATCGAGATCTGCAACTGCGACAACATCCCGATCCTCCCCATCTCCTCTTGCCCGTTCAAGCCCAAGCTCGGAAGCTTCAACAAAGCGCCCGTGAGCAACTGCGGGTTCATGGAGACCATGATGATGGAGAGCCTCAGCATGGACATCATGAACTTCTCCTTCTGA